The Aptenodytes patagonicus chromosome 25, bAptPat1.pri.cur, whole genome shotgun sequence genome window below encodes:
- the DOT1L gene encoding histone-lysine N-methyltransferase, H3 lysine-79 specific isoform X2, translating to MGERLELRLKSPVGAEPAVYPWPLPVYDKHHDAAHEIIETIRWVCEEIPDLKLAMENYVLIDYDTKSFESMQRLCDKYNRAIDSIHQLWKGTTQPMKLNTRPSNGLLRHILQQVYNHSVTDPEKLNNYEPFSPEVYGETSFDLVAQMIDEIKMTEDDLFVDLGSGVGQVVLQVAAATNCKHHYGVEKADIPAKYAETMDREFRKWMKWYGKKHAEYTLERGDFLSEEWRERIANTSVIFVNNFAFGPEVDHQLKERFANMKEGGRIVSSKPFAPLNFRINSRNLSDIGTIMRVVELSPLKGSVSWTGKPVSYYLHTIDRTILENYFSSLKNPKLREEQEAARRRQQRENKSNTTTPTKVQENKDSGAEEEKAGANSVKKPSPSKARKKKLSKKGRKMAGRKRGRPKKMNAANTERKTKKNQTALELLHAQTVSQTSSSSPQDAYKSPHSPYYQLPPKVQRHSSNQLLVTPTPPALQKLLDSFKIQYMQFMAYMKTPQYKASLQQLLEQEKEKNAQLLGTAQQLFTHCQAQKEEIKRLFQQKLDELGVKALTYNDLIQAQKEISAHNQQLKEQTKQLEKDNSELRNQSLQLLKARCEELKLDWSTLSLENLLKEKQALKNQISEKQKHCLELQISIVELEKSQRQQELMQLKSYTPSDESLSVQLRNKNHLSRDPEADHGRFQLELECSKFPMPHINGMSPELSMNGHATPYEIHNTFSRPSSKQNTPQYTTSHLDQEIVPCTPNHSSRQKADKMTSLSLPDYTRFSPAKIALRRHLNQDHAVNGKATTNEIQRADHVKENGLTYPSPGMSNGIKLSPQETRPSSPAALPIAGEKVLRERTSVSNGETITSLPISIPLSTVQPNKLPVSIPLASVVLPSRVEKVRSTPSPVHQSRDSSTLEKQIGASSHNGVSNAAGNKPLALATSGFSYSSGSVAVNGNLTNSPAHLNHSVDQAALDDSGSLFNSVGSRSSTPQHPLLMMQSRNSGQNSPAHQHSTSPRLNGTSQSLVGVLQYADAQKMFAEGTKGDLQSDAAFSDPENEAKRRIIFTISPNTGHVKQSPSNKHSPLPTSTRLDCGQAHAQDGKKRGRRKRSSTGNLSGNSGVSPKRKSLPTVSGLFTQPSGSPLNINSMVNNINQPLEITAISSPENSLKNSPVPYQDNDQPPVLKKEKPIIQTNGVHYSPLTSDEEQGSEDEHNSSRIERKIATISLESKSPQKTVENGGSLSGRKQAQSNENMNSSKWKSTFSPISDINLTKTTDSPLQSVSSLSQNSLFAFRPSSEDSLAIDAKITAHTRKSIAMPSSGADGLSPSTNSTNGFTYNGGLSTDIGLHSFIDGASLPHKASDVTTSNCSLGFQSQRSKDVGVSETNPFLNKRQLEGLSGTKGEDLNRSGVKGKEISEISIRTGGSSEKNSLQHNGKVGKGRDRDVEFKNGHNLFISAAVSSGGLLNGKSLSTAVSSAGNPASSVQTHHPFLNTLTTGSQFPLGPMALQANLNSMTNSSVLQSLFNSMPAAASLVHVSSAATRLTNSHTMGNFSPGVTGGTVGGIFNHAVPSASSPHQFGASFSSSAVSSSTVLSLNPLQAVASTSSSSFPPPSSNLVTSSETRSAQHLNRAPVQSVFHSPPPPPPNVSLPPPPPLLASNSEPALLQNLPSIPPGEAFLPSSSAASVQSANASLSIKLASLQHKTSRPSFTVHHPPLPRLALAQSAPMITQSNAAGTSAMWVTLGMQSPYASHLSGVKPR from the exons gtGTGGGTCAGGTGGTGCTTCAAGTGGCTGCAGCCACAAACTGCAAACATCACTATGGTGTGGAGAAAGCTGATATTCCAGCCAAATATGCTGAG ACGATGGACAGAGAGTTCAGAAAGTGGATGAAATGGTATGGGAAAAAACATGCAGAATACACA ctggaaaGAGGTGACTTCCTCTCAGAAGAATGGAGAGAGAGAATTGCAAACACAAG TGTTATTTTTGTGAATAATTTTGCCTTTGGTCCTGAGGTGGATCACCAACTGAAGGAGCGATTTGCGAACATGAAGGAAG gTGGGAGAATTGTGTCCTCAAAACCTTTTGCACCTCTAAATTTTAGAATTAACAGTCGAAACTTGAGTG ATATTGGCACTATAATGAGAGTTGTGGAGCTATCACCACTGAAAGGGTCTGTGTCATGGACCGGGAAACCAGTTTCTTACTACCTGCATACTATTGACCGAACCATA cttgaaaactatttttctagtcTCAAAAATCCAAAACTCAGG GAGGAACAAGAGGCAGCTAGACGTCgtcaacaaagagaaaataagagcaaCACAACTACTCCAACGAAGGTTCAAGAAAACAAG GATTCTggtgctgaagaagaaaaggctggGGCAAATTCTGTTAAAAAGCCATCTCCCTCCAAAGCACGGAAGAAAAAGCTAagtaaaaaaggaaggaaaatggcaGGCAGGAAACGAGGACGTCCCAAGAAAATGAACGCTGCAAATACAGAGCGCAAGACCAAGAAGAACCAAACTGCACTAGAACTTCTGCATGCTCAAACTGTTTCACAGACATCTTCATCCTCTCCTCAGG ATGCATACAAGTCACCTCATAGTCCATATTACCAACTACCTCCTAAAGTGCAACGGCATTCATCTAACCAGCTACTGGTGACACCTACCCCACCTGCACTACAGAAGCTGCTAG actCTTTTAAGATCCAGTACATGCAGTTCATGGCATACATGAAAACTCCTCAGTATAAAGCAAGTCTGCAACAGTTACTGGAGCAGGAAAAG GAAAAGAATGCTCAGCTACTGGGGACAGCACAGCAGTTATTCACCCACTGCCAGGCACAGAAAGAGGAAATCAAACGTCTTTTTCAGCAGAAACTTGATGAG TTGGGAGTTAAAGCTCTGACATACAATGACCTGATTCAGGCTCAGAAGGAAATCTCTGCTCACAATCAGCAACTGAAAGAACAGACGAAACAGCTGGAGAAGGATAACAGTGAACTCAGGAACCAGAGCTTACAGCTG CTTAAGGCACGGTGTGAAGAACTGAAGCTGGATTGGTCAACATTGTCACTGGAGAACTTGTTGAAAGAGAAGCAGGCGTTGAAGAATCAGATTTCTGAGAAACAAAAGCACTGTTTGGAATTGCAG ATCAGCATTGTGGAACTTGAGAAAAGTCAAAGACAGCAGGAGCTCATGCAGCTGAAGTCGTACACGCCGTCTGATGAGTCACTGTCAGTACAGCTACGCAATAAAAACCATTTGAGCCGTGATCCTGAGGCTGATCACGGCAGGTTCCAACTGGAACTTGAATGCTCTAAGTTTCCTATGCCCCACATCAATGGCATGAGCCCTGAACTGTCCATGAATGGCCATGCTACTCCCTATGAAATTCATAACACCTTTAGCAGGCCCTCTTCAAAGCAGAACACCCCTCAGTACACGACCTCTCACCTGGACCAAGAAATAGTTCCGTGTACcccaaaccacagcagcagaCAGAAGGCAGACAAAATGACAAGCTTGTCCTTACCTGATTATACCAGGTTTTCCCCAGCTAAAATAGCACTAAGGCGACACTTGAATCAAGACCATGCAGTTAATGGAAAAGCAACAACTAATGAGATACAGAG AGCTGACCATGTCAAAGAGAATGGCCTTACATATCCAAGCCCTGGTATGTCAAATGGCATAAAGCTGAGTCCTCAGGAAACTCGGCCCTCTTCCCCGGCGGCCTTACCAATTGCAGGCGAGAAG GTTTTGAGAGAGAGAACCTCTGTGAGTAATGGAGAAACTATCACCAGCCTACCTATCAGTATTCCTCTCAGCACAGTGCAGCCCAATAAACTCCCTGTTAGTATCCCTCTGGCCAGCGTAGTCCTACCTAGCCGTGTTGAGAAGGTG AGAAGCACACCTAGCCCAGTTCATCAGAGTAGAGACTCATCGACACTTGAAAAGCAGATTGGTGCTAGTTCTCATAATGGCGTAAGCAATGCTGCTGGAAACAAGCCACTGGCTTTGGCTACCTCAG GTTTTTCTTACTCTTCTGGCTCCGTGGCAGTCAATGGAAATCTTACAAACAGCCCAGCCCATCTTAACCATAGTGTTGATCAGGCAGCTCTGGACGACTCTGGGAGTCTATTTAACTCAGTAGGGTCTCGGAGTTCCACTCCACAACATCCTTTGCTAATGATGCAGTCAAGGAACTCTGGGCAAAACTCCCCTGCTCACCAGCACTCAACAAGCCCCAGGTTAAATGGCACCTCCCAGAGCCTGGTAGGGGTATTGCAAtatgcagatgctcagaagatgTTTGCCGAAGGAACAAAGGGGGATCTTCAGTCTGATGCAGCGTTTTCAGATCCTGAGAACGAGGCCAAGAGAAGAATCATCTTTACAATCTCTCCTAATACAGGACATGTAAAACAATCCCCTTCCAACAAGCACAGTCCTCTGCCCACGAGCACTCGGCTGGACTGTGGCCAAGCACACGCGCAGGATGGGAAGAAGCGAGGCCGGCGGAAGAGATCCTCTACTGGGAATCTCAGCGGGAACTCCGGGGTCTCCCCTAAACGCAAATCCTTACCTACTGTGTCTGGACTCTTTACGCAACCATCAGGTTCACCACTCAATATCAACTCCATG GTCAATAACATTAACCAGCCTTTAGAAATAACAGCCATTTCCTCTCCTGAAAACTCCCTGAAGAACTCTCCTGTTCCTTACCAGGACAATGACCAGCCCCCggtactgaaaaaggaaaagcccATCATTCAGACCAACGGCGTTCATTACTCTCCTTTAACATCAGATGAAGAGCAGGGATCTGAAGATGAGCACAATAGCAGCAG AATTGAAAGGAAAATTGCAACAATATCATTGGAAAGCAAATCTCCACAGAAGACTGTTGAAAATG GTGGCAGCTTATCTGGGAGGAAACAAGCACAAAGCAACGAGAACATGAATAGCAGTAAATGGAAATCTACTTTTTCACCAATATCGGACATCAACCTGACCAAAACTACAGATAGTCCCTTGCAGTCGGTTTCATCTCTGAGCCAGAATTCGCTGTTTGCCTTCAGGCCGTCCTCCGAGGATAGCCTTGCCATCGACGCCAAGATCACAGCACACACAAGGAAAAGCATTGCCATGCCCTCGTCTGGGGCAGATGGGCTCAGCCCTAGTACAAACTCCACTAACGGATTCACGTACAATGGTGGACTGTCAACTGACATTGGTTTACACAGCTTTATCGATGGTGCTTCTCTTCCGCATAAGGCTTCAGACGTGACGACTTCCAACTGCTCCCTGGGTTTCCAGTCACAGCGAAGCAAAGATGTGGGAGTATCGGAAACGAATCCTTTTTTGAACAAGAGGCAACTCGAAGGCCTCAGCGGCACGAAAGGAGAAGACTTAAATCGGTCAGGGGTCAAAGGCAAAGAGATCAGCGAAATAAGCATTCGTACTGGgggttcttcagaaaaaaactctTTGCAGCATAACGGAAAGGTCGGCAAAGGAAGGGACCGAGACGTGGAGTTTAAAAATGGCCACAAccttttcatttctgctgctgtttcgtCTGGTGGCCTTCTGAATGGTAAAAGCCTTTCTACTGCTGTTTCTTCAGCAGGCAACCCAGCATCTTCTGTTCAGACGCACCATCCTTTCCTAAACACTTTGACCACTGGATCGCAGTTCCCCCTCGGCCCCATGGCCTTGCAAGCAAACCTCAACTCGATGACAAATTCCTCAGTATTGCAGTCCTTATTTAATTCAATGCCAGCTGCTGCCAGTCTGGTCCACGTGTCATCAGCTGCAACCAGACTGACTAATTCTCACACTATGGGGAACTTCTCTCCTGGGGTTACAGGTGGAACAGTTGGAG GTATTTTTAACCATGCGGTGccttctgcctcctctcctcaTCAATTTGGAGCcagtttcagcagcagtgctgtctCTAGCAGCACAGTGCTAAGCTTAAACCCTCTGCAGGCTGTTGCCAGCACCTCATCCTCATCCTTCCCACCCCCTTCCTCTAATTTAGTAACATCTAGTGAGACTAGATCTGCTCAGCACCTCAACAGAGCGCCAGTGCAATCTGTTTTCCATTCCCCTCCACCGCCCCCTCCTAACGTTTCATTGCCCCCACCTCCTCCATTACTTGCTTCTAACTCCGAGCCTGCGCTTCTGCAGAACCTGCCATCCATCCCACCTGGCGAAGCTTTTTTGCCatcctcttctgctgcttctgtccAATCTGCTAATGCTTCTTTGTCTATTAAGCTAGCTTCTCTCCAGCACAAAACCTCCCGCCCCTCCTTTACAGTCCATCACCCGCCTCTGCCCCGTTTGGCGCTGGCACAGTCCGCGCCTATGATCACGCAGTCCAACGCAGCTGGCACGTCCGCTATGTGGGTTACACTTGGCATGCAGTCTCCTTATGCTTCGCACCTTTCTGGGGTTAAGCCACGATAA